The Staphylothermus marinus F1 genome has a segment encoding these proteins:
- the glpK gene encoding glycerol kinase GlpK produces the protein MPRYILVVDQGTTGTRAVLYDNEGRIINYSYREHRQIYPRPGWVEHDPLEIWRNTVYVMKDAVKLSEIDPSDIVSVGITNQRETTIVWDKATGKPIYNAIVWQDTRTINYCKSLIEKGLSKFVHEKTGLTISTYFSASKIKWILDNIPGARDRAEHGEILFGTIDTWIIWNMTRGTRDHLTPDRGGAHVIDYSNASRTMLFDIVNHRWSIELLEKMRIPYEILPVVVPSSSRKPYGYMNKDILGEEIPIHGDLGDQQAALVGQTCFRRGEMKSTYGTGTFMLLNTGDKPVHSSKGLLTTIGYVFEGYDPVYALEGSVAISGAAIQWLRDNLRIIRDPSETEKLAGKTGEIGSGGVYFVPAFSGLYAPYWDMTARGLIIGLTRYTRIEHIVHAVLEAIAYQVRDVYEAMIKDAGIVINMLKVDGGATKNNYLMQLQANILGIPVLRPRNIETTSLGAAFAAGLGAGLWRNIDELRKLWVLDKEFKPIWSKEKREKLYSGWRSAVKRAMKWLDEVGELPGSGAYWE, from the coding sequence TTGCCTCGCTATATCCTCGTTGTTGATCAAGGAACTACTGGTACTCGAGCAGTTCTCTACGATAATGAAGGTAGGATAATTAATTATAGTTATCGAGAGCATAGACAGATTTATCCGCGTCCAGGCTGGGTAGAGCACGATCCATTAGAGATCTGGAGAAACACAGTTTATGTTATGAAGGATGCTGTGAAGCTTTCAGAAATTGATCCTAGTGATATAGTTAGTGTTGGTATAACTAATCAGCGAGAAACGACTATTGTATGGGATAAAGCTACAGGTAAGCCTATTTATAATGCTATTGTGTGGCAAGATACTCGAACTATTAATTACTGTAAAAGTCTTATTGAAAAGGGTTTAAGCAAGTTTGTTCATGAGAAAACCGGGTTGACTATTTCAACATATTTCTCGGCTTCAAAAATTAAATGGATCCTTGATAATATTCCAGGTGCTCGTGATAGGGCGGAGCACGGAGAAATATTGTTTGGAACAATTGACACATGGATTATATGGAATATGACGAGGGGGACAAGAGATCATTTAACCCCTGATCGTGGAGGAGCACATGTCATAGACTATTCTAATGCGTCTAGGACAATGTTGTTTGACATAGTTAATCATAGATGGTCAATTGAATTATTAGAGAAAATGAGGATACCATATGAGATCCTACCAGTAGTTGTTCCAAGCAGTTCTAGGAAACCATATGGTTACATGAATAAGGATATACTAGGCGAAGAAATACCTATACATGGAGATCTAGGCGATCAACAAGCTGCTCTTGTTGGACAAACATGTTTTAGAAGAGGTGAAATGAAATCAACATATGGTACTGGAACATTTATGTTATTAAATACTGGGGATAAACCTGTTCATTCGTCTAAGGGATTGCTTACTACTATTGGTTATGTATTTGAAGGGTATGATCCAGTATATGCTCTTGAAGGATCGGTTGCAATTAGTGGTGCGGCTATTCAATGGCTTAGAGATAATCTCAGAATAATTAGAGATCCTTCTGAAACCGAAAAACTAGCAGGGAAGACTGGAGAAATCGGTTCTGGTGGAGTATATTTTGTTCCTGCATTTAGTGGATTATATGCTCCATACTGGGACATGACTGCTAGAGGGCTAATAATCGGTCTTACAAGGTATACTAGGATAGAACATATTGTTCATGCAGTGCTTGAAGCAATAGCTTACCAGGTGAGAGACGTGTATGAAGCCATGATCAAGGATGCTGGAATAGTTATAAACATGTTAAAAGTAGATGGTGGTGCTACTAAAAACAACTATCTTATGCAATTACAAGCCAACATACTAGGAATACCTGTTCTCCGCCCCCGAAACATTGAAACCACAAGCTTAGGTGCGGCATTTGCCGCTGGATTAGGAGCTGGATTATGGAGAAATATCGATGAACTACGCAAACTGTGGGTGTTGGATAAAGAGTTTAAACCTATATGGAGTAAGGAGAAAAGAGAGAAACTATATAGTGGATGGAGATCAGCTGTTAAGAGAGCTATGAAATGGTTAGATGAAGTCGGCGAACTACCAGGTAGCGGTGCTTATTGGGAATGA
- a CDS encoding DNA polymerase domain-containing protein: protein MNNTVLYLFDAAPTGKHTLFKLLDQDGKVYVVSTSLLYRGYLMPRIDPDVLAENVELINGVENVWVENWYKPPYYASETEVIVYETLDPRIIDIVNNWVIRKAIAVPVNTYPEPLIEALWRNKIPVLTPLKKRGEGYVALENPFDPEYSEPPIKYLILRLFRDGYRLYSETIDPEKAVIENSEGIVYEGDLDGAVEVVREYKPLILYTSIVEKIYVEQRYSWIRKYYDVWIDDVETLVDHTGIVYWSRLAYTPPRMLNYATIGRILTTIEALEARKHKYLIINGFGRRESWRSLRSLLETDRGGLVYSPRPGLYWGVCQIDYNSLYPSIIAKYNISGETIDNPYCRKKHVVKNLPHIICLDRRGLVSIVLNKLVKLREKAKMLVAQTNNEIYSLRSKALKWILVSGFGYLGFKNSLFGSIMAHETVTWYARRILREAHRLLENRGYKVIHIIIDSLFVQGGDCEKALRIVEETGMPAKIEAEYTWLYIPKTKNTGLGASNRYYGRLVSGEMKIKGVMCVRKNTPIFIRETQLEAINKLGEAKKPEEFKEKLREAHKIFQSAEQKLINREVESWKLGIIVNTRKRSKNKTPWLKALSMIRKYTGPIVYIVSPSGEPEPFIDVDQKYSVEYYVKLLHSAWKEMPGLNTIY from the coding sequence TTGAACAACACTGTTCTCTACCTTTTCGACGCTGCCCCCACCGGTAAACACACCTTGTTTAAACTATTAGATCAGGATGGAAAAGTATATGTAGTATCAACAAGTCTTCTATACCGCGGATACCTTATGCCACGTATCGATCCAGATGTTTTAGCTGAAAATGTTGAGTTAATAAATGGTGTTGAAAACGTATGGGTTGAGAACTGGTATAAACCACCATATTACGCGTCTGAGACAGAAGTTATTGTTTATGAAACACTGGATCCCCGCATAATAGATATTGTTAATAATTGGGTTATACGTAAAGCCATCGCTGTCCCTGTTAATACTTATCCTGAACCATTAATTGAGGCTTTATGGAGAAACAAGATCCCTGTATTGACTCCTCTGAAGAAACGTGGAGAAGGCTATGTTGCTTTAGAGAATCCTTTTGATCCAGAATATTCTGAGCCTCCGATTAAGTATTTAATACTACGCTTATTTAGAGACGGGTATAGATTATATTCTGAAACAATAGATCCTGAGAAAGCTGTTATAGAGAACAGTGAGGGCATAGTTTATGAGGGTGACTTGGATGGAGCTGTTGAAGTTGTTCGTGAATATAAACCATTAATACTTTATACTAGTATTGTAGAAAAAATATATGTTGAGCAAAGATATTCTTGGATCAGGAAATACTATGATGTATGGATAGATGATGTGGAAACACTTGTTGATCATACAGGTATAGTGTATTGGAGCAGACTAGCATATACTCCTCCTAGAATGCTTAATTACGCAACTATAGGCAGAATATTAACTACTATAGAAGCATTAGAAGCTAGGAAACATAAATACCTTATAATAAATGGTTTTGGACGTAGAGAGTCTTGGAGAAGTCTTCGAAGCTTACTAGAAACCGATCGTGGAGGACTAGTTTACTCGCCTAGACCCGGCCTATATTGGGGTGTTTGTCAAATAGACTATAATAGTCTTTATCCAAGCATCATTGCTAAATACAATATTAGTGGCGAAACAATTGATAATCCATATTGTAGGAAAAAACATGTAGTGAAGAATCTACCTCACATAATATGTCTTGATCGTAGAGGGCTTGTATCAATTGTTCTTAACAAACTAGTAAAGCTACGTGAGAAAGCAAAAATGCTTGTAGCACAGACAAATAATGAAATATATAGTCTTAGAAGCAAAGCTCTGAAATGGATACTTGTCTCAGGATTCGGCTACCTAGGCTTTAAAAACAGCTTGTTCGGCTCAATAATGGCTCATGAAACAGTTACATGGTATGCTCGCAGAATATTGAGAGAAGCACATAGGTTGCTTGAGAATAGAGGATATAAAGTAATACATATAATAATAGACAGCTTATTTGTTCAAGGAGGAGATTGCGAGAAAGCATTGAGAATAGTTGAAGAAACAGGTATGCCTGCAAAGATCGAGGCTGAATATACATGGCTATATATTCCGAAAACAAAGAATACAGGGCTTGGAGCATCTAATAGGTATTATGGGAGACTAGTTAGTGGTGAAATGAAGATCAAGGGAGTAATGTGTGTTAGGAAAAATACTCCAATATTTATTAGAGAAACACAATTAGAAGCAATAAACAAGCTGGGAGAAGCTAAGAAACCAGAGGAATTCAAAGAAAAACTAAGAGAAGCTCACAAGATTTTCCAATCAGCTGAACAAAAACTTATCAATAGAGAAGTAGAATCTTGGAAGTTAGGCATAATTGTTAATACTAGGAAAAGATCCAAAAATAAAACACCATGGTTGAAAGCATTATCAATGATTAGAAAATATACTGGACCCATAGTCTACATAGTATCTCCTAGTGGAGAACCTGAACCCTTTATAGATGTTGATCAAAAATATAGTGTAGAATACTATGTAAAACTACTACATAGTGCATGGAAAGAGATGCCAGGTCTTAATACAATATACTAG
- a CDS encoding DUF438 domain-containing protein produces MSNIDKAQKLELLKEILKKIKSGEDVERIKIEFGNLLREVSPLEIPLLEQQLVLEGFSVNDIIKLCDLHLNLFMDYLRGKELKDIPEGHPLDNLLKENNYILKQAELLGIYTGSLARATNNDVRRKILSELINILYDLKKIRVHYRKIQMLIFPYLERRGLEAIPRVLWSKEDGVIKKIREMIEYVEKLLEKETISEANVKKIVDDTTWLSKEIADIVFRENKILFPTIWELFSEGEWTVIHEIGEEIGYIVETNKNWKPSAKPIYPFEIDGTIPPEKYDKIPIHVRKMIGQFKPDKYQIRKENDIELDTGFLNREEIEGLFRALPLEITYANTDDRIRFYSSSIFHKGFIRTKTIVGRLLYYCHPPRLERYVKLVVEQLKRGDKPYREFWTRLGNRIIRVLIVPVNNKDGKQLGTVEIVEDLTDIINNPDEIKKKIVVL; encoded by the coding sequence ATGTCAAATATTGATAAAGCACAAAAACTCGAATTATTAAAAGAAATCCTTAAAAAGATAAAAAGCGGAGAAGACGTCGAAAGAATAAAAATAGAATTCGGCAACTTGCTTCGAGAAGTCTCCCCATTAGAAATACCCCTACTAGAACAACAACTCGTCCTCGAGGGATTTAGTGTAAACGATATAATAAAACTCTGCGATCTTCATCTCAACCTATTCATGGATTATCTGAGAGGAAAAGAGTTAAAAGACATACCAGAAGGGCATCCACTAGATAATTTATTGAAAGAAAACAATTACATCTTGAAGCAAGCTGAACTTTTAGGTATATATACAGGATCACTTGCTAGAGCAACAAACAACGATGTTAGAAGAAAAATACTGAGTGAATTAATAAATATACTATATGATCTCAAGAAGATCAGGGTTCACTATAGGAAAATCCAGATGCTAATCTTCCCATATCTAGAGCGGAGAGGATTAGAGGCAATACCAAGAGTATTATGGAGTAAAGAAGATGGTGTAATAAAGAAGATTAGAGAAATGATAGAATATGTTGAAAAGCTTCTCGAAAAAGAAACCATTAGTGAAGCCAATGTAAAGAAAATAGTTGATGATACAACATGGCTTTCCAAGGAAATTGCAGATATAGTTTTCAGAGAAAACAAAATATTATTCCCCACCATATGGGAGTTATTCAGCGAGGGTGAATGGACCGTTATTCATGAGATCGGAGAAGAGATCGGATATATTGTTGAAACAAATAAAAACTGGAAACCAAGCGCTAAACCTATATATCCATTCGAGATCGATGGTACAATACCTCCTGAAAAATATGATAAGATACCTATACATGTTAGAAAGATGATTGGACAATTCAAACCAGATAAATATCAGATTAGGAAAGAGAACGACATAGAATTAGATACAGGGTTTCTTAACAGAGAAGAGATAGAAGGATTATTTAGAGCACTTCCATTAGAGATTACATATGCTAATACGGATGATAGAATAAGATTCTATAGTAGTAGCATATTCCATAAGGGATTTATTAGAACAAAAACAATAGTTGGTAGACTATTATATTATTGTCATCCTCCAAGATTGGAGAGATATGTAAAGCTAGTGGTCGAACAATTGAAGAGAGGAGATAAACCATATAGAGAATTCTGGACAAGATTAGGTAATAGAATAATAAGAGTACTAATTGTTCCAGTCAATAATAAGGATGGTAAACAACTAGGAACAGTTGAAATAGTAGAAGATCTAACTGATATAATTAATAATCCAGACGAGATCAAGAAGAAAATAGTGGTGCTATAA
- a CDS encoding transcriptional regulator: protein MKSIFELAYRYIVPYINRRIVEIMYQHGLSEIEIARKLRITPSAVSRYLAKQRGVQIDLSRNIDVERKLEELAEKIIDKNPSIYEIYRDITSLTLYIMSKKYMCNIHKKLDPEIDPLKCNICPELFGN, encoded by the coding sequence TTGAAATCAATATTCGAACTAGCTTATAGATACATAGTCCCATATATTAATAGGAGAATAGTCGAGATAATGTATCAACATGGATTATCAGAGATAGAAATAGCTAGAAAATTAAGAATAACACCCTCAGCTGTATCACGGTATCTAGCTAAGCAGAGAGGAGTACAAATAGATCTATCAAGGAACATTGATGTAGAACGAAAATTAGAAGAACTGGCTGAGAAAATAATAGATAAGAACCCGTCAATTTATGAAATATACAGAGATATAACATCGCTTACACTATATATTATGTCGAAAAAATATATGTGTAACATACATAAAAAGCTGGATCCAGAAATAGATCCTTTAAAATGTAATATTTGCCCAGAACTATTCGGTAACTAA